From one Suricata suricatta isolate VVHF042 chromosome 8, meerkat_22Aug2017_6uvM2_HiC, whole genome shotgun sequence genomic stretch:
- the LDLRAP1 gene encoding low density lipoprotein receptor adapter protein 1 isoform X4 — MLFSLKYLGMTLVEQPKGEDLSAAAVKRIVATAKASGKKLQKVTLKVSPRGIILTDNITNQLIENVSIYRISYCTADKMHDKVFAYIAQSQLNENLECHAFLCTKRKMAQAVTLTVAQAFKVAFEFWQVSKEEKEKREKASQEGGDVLGGGLRDSTPSLKSLVATGNLLDLEEMAKAPLSTVSANTTNMDETPRPQALNNSSVVWELDDGLDEAFSRLAQSRTNPQVLDTGLTAQDIHYAQCLSPVDWDKPDSSGAEQVDFFSF, encoded by the exons ATGCTCTTCAGCCTCAAGTACCTGGGCATGACGCTGGTGGAGCAGCCCAAGGGCGAGGATTTGTCAGCTGCCGCCGTCAAGAGGATCGTGGCCACG gccaaggccagcGGGAAGAAGCTGCAGAAAGTGACTCTCAAGGTTTCACCACGGGGGATTATCCTGACCGACAACATCACCAACCAGCTCATTGAGAATGTGTCCATTTACAG GATCTCCTACTGCACAGCAGACAAGATGCACGACAAAGTGTTTGCCTACATCGCACAGAGTCAGCTCAACGAGAATCTCGAGTGCCATGCCTTCCTCTGCACCAAGCGGAAAATG GCCCAGGCTGTCACCCTCACAGTGGCCCAGGCCTTCAAAGTTGCCTTTGAGTTCTGGCAGGTGTCCAAGGAAG agaaggagaagagggagaaagccaGCCAAGAAGGAGGGGACGTCCTGGGCGGGGGCCTCCGTGACAGCACCCCATCACTGAAGAGCC TGGTTGCCACTGGGAACCTGCTGGACTTGGAAGAGATGGCCAAGGCCCCGCTATCCACGGTCAGCGCTAATACCACTAACATGGATGAGACACCAAGGCCCCAAGCCTTGAACAATAGCAGCGTTGTCTGG GAGCTGGATGACGGCCTGGATGAGGCATTTTCAAG GCTTGCCCAGTCTCGGACGAACCCTCAGGTCCTGGACACTGGATTGACAGCACAGGACATCCACTATGCCCAATGCCTGTCCCCTGTTGACTGGGACAAGCCTGACAGCAGTGGCGCTGAGCAGGTTGACTTCTTCAGCTTCTGA
- the LDLRAP1 gene encoding low density lipoprotein receptor adapter protein 1 isoform X1 → MDALKSAGRALIRSPSLAKQSWGGGGRHRKLPENWTDTRETLLEGMLFSLKYLGMTLVEQPKGEDLSAAAVKRIVATAKASGKKLQKVTLKVSPRGIILTDNITNQLIENVSIYRISYCTADKMHDKVFAYIAQSQLNENLECHAFLCTKRKMAQAVTLTVAQAFKVAFEFWQVSKEEKEKREKASQEGGDVLGGGLRDSTPSLKSLVATGNLLDLEEMAKAPLSTVSANTTNMDETPRPQALNNSSVVWELDDGLDEAFSRLAQSRTNPQVLDTGLTAQDIHYAQCLSPVDWDKPDSSGAEQVDFFSF, encoded by the exons ATGGACGCGCTCAAGTCCGCGGGGCGGGCGCTGATCCGGAGCCCCAGCCTCGCCAAGCAGAGCTGGGGGGGCGGCGGCCGGCATCGGA AGCTGCCAGAGAACTGGACGGACACTCGGGAGACCCTGCTCGAGGGGATGCTCTTCAGCCTCAAGTACCTGGGCATGACGCTGGTGGAGCAGCCCAAGGGCGAGGATTTGTCAGCTGCCGCCGTCAAGAGGATCGTGGCCACG gccaaggccagcGGGAAGAAGCTGCAGAAAGTGACTCTCAAGGTTTCACCACGGGGGATTATCCTGACCGACAACATCACCAACCAGCTCATTGAGAATGTGTCCATTTACAG GATCTCCTACTGCACAGCAGACAAGATGCACGACAAAGTGTTTGCCTACATCGCACAGAGTCAGCTCAACGAGAATCTCGAGTGCCATGCCTTCCTCTGCACCAAGCGGAAAATG GCCCAGGCTGTCACCCTCACAGTGGCCCAGGCCTTCAAAGTTGCCTTTGAGTTCTGGCAGGTGTCCAAGGAAG agaaggagaagagggagaaagccaGCCAAGAAGGAGGGGACGTCCTGGGCGGGGGCCTCCGTGACAGCACCCCATCACTGAAGAGCC TGGTTGCCACTGGGAACCTGCTGGACTTGGAAGAGATGGCCAAGGCCCCGCTATCCACGGTCAGCGCTAATACCACTAACATGGATGAGACACCAAGGCCCCAAGCCTTGAACAATAGCAGCGTTGTCTGG GAGCTGGATGACGGCCTGGATGAGGCATTTTCAAG GCTTGCCCAGTCTCGGACGAACCCTCAGGTCCTGGACACTGGATTGACAGCACAGGACATCCACTATGCCCAATGCCTGTCCCCTGTTGACTGGGACAAGCCTGACAGCAGTGGCGCTGAGCAGGTTGACTTCTTCAGCTTCTGA
- the LDLRAP1 gene encoding low density lipoprotein receptor adapter protein 1 isoform X2 — MDALKSAGRALIRSPSLAKQSWGGGGRHRKLPENWTDTRETLLEGMLFSLKYLGMTLVEQPKGEDLSAAAVKRIVATAKASGKKLQKVTLKVSPRGIILTDNITNQLIENVSIYRISYCTADKMHDKVFAYIAQSQLNENLECHAFLCTKRKMAQAVTLTVAQAFKVAFEFWQVSKEEKEKREKASQEGGDVLGGGLRDSTPSLKSLVATGNLLDLEEMAKAPLSTVSANTTNMDETPRPQALNNSSVVWLDDGLDEAFSRLAQSRTNPQVLDTGLTAQDIHYAQCLSPVDWDKPDSSGAEQVDFFSF, encoded by the exons ATGGACGCGCTCAAGTCCGCGGGGCGGGCGCTGATCCGGAGCCCCAGCCTCGCCAAGCAGAGCTGGGGGGGCGGCGGCCGGCATCGGA AGCTGCCAGAGAACTGGACGGACACTCGGGAGACCCTGCTCGAGGGGATGCTCTTCAGCCTCAAGTACCTGGGCATGACGCTGGTGGAGCAGCCCAAGGGCGAGGATTTGTCAGCTGCCGCCGTCAAGAGGATCGTGGCCACG gccaaggccagcGGGAAGAAGCTGCAGAAAGTGACTCTCAAGGTTTCACCACGGGGGATTATCCTGACCGACAACATCACCAACCAGCTCATTGAGAATGTGTCCATTTACAG GATCTCCTACTGCACAGCAGACAAGATGCACGACAAAGTGTTTGCCTACATCGCACAGAGTCAGCTCAACGAGAATCTCGAGTGCCATGCCTTCCTCTGCACCAAGCGGAAAATG GCCCAGGCTGTCACCCTCACAGTGGCCCAGGCCTTCAAAGTTGCCTTTGAGTTCTGGCAGGTGTCCAAGGAAG agaaggagaagagggagaaagccaGCCAAGAAGGAGGGGACGTCCTGGGCGGGGGCCTCCGTGACAGCACCCCATCACTGAAGAGCC TGGTTGCCACTGGGAACCTGCTGGACTTGGAAGAGATGGCCAAGGCCCCGCTATCCACGGTCAGCGCTAATACCACTAACATGGATGAGACACCAAGGCCCCAAGCCTTGAACAATAGCAGCGTTGTCTGG CTGGATGACGGCCTGGATGAGGCATTTTCAAG GCTTGCCCAGTCTCGGACGAACCCTCAGGTCCTGGACACTGGATTGACAGCACAGGACATCCACTATGCCCAATGCCTGTCCCCTGTTGACTGGGACAAGCCTGACAGCAGTGGCGCTGAGCAGGTTGACTTCTTCAGCTTCTGA
- the LDLRAP1 gene encoding low density lipoprotein receptor adapter protein 1 isoform X3 — MDALKSAGRALIRSPSLAKQSWGGGGRHRKLPENWTDTRETLLEGMLFSLKYLGMTLVEQPKGEDLSAAAVKRIVATAKASGKKLQKVTLKVSPRGIILTDNITNQLIENVSIYRISYCTADKMHDKVFAYIAQSQLNENLECHAFLCTKRKMAQAVTLTVAQAFKVAFEFWQVSKEVVATGNLLDLEEMAKAPLSTVSANTTNMDETPRPQALNNSSVVWELDDGLDEAFSRLAQSRTNPQVLDTGLTAQDIHYAQCLSPVDWDKPDSSGAEQVDFFSF; from the exons ATGGACGCGCTCAAGTCCGCGGGGCGGGCGCTGATCCGGAGCCCCAGCCTCGCCAAGCAGAGCTGGGGGGGCGGCGGCCGGCATCGGA AGCTGCCAGAGAACTGGACGGACACTCGGGAGACCCTGCTCGAGGGGATGCTCTTCAGCCTCAAGTACCTGGGCATGACGCTGGTGGAGCAGCCCAAGGGCGAGGATTTGTCAGCTGCCGCCGTCAAGAGGATCGTGGCCACG gccaaggccagcGGGAAGAAGCTGCAGAAAGTGACTCTCAAGGTTTCACCACGGGGGATTATCCTGACCGACAACATCACCAACCAGCTCATTGAGAATGTGTCCATTTACAG GATCTCCTACTGCACAGCAGACAAGATGCACGACAAAGTGTTTGCCTACATCGCACAGAGTCAGCTCAACGAGAATCTCGAGTGCCATGCCTTCCTCTGCACCAAGCGGAAAATG GCCCAGGCTGTCACCCTCACAGTGGCCCAGGCCTTCAAAGTTGCCTTTGAGTTCTGGCAGGTGTCCAAGGAAG TGGTTGCCACTGGGAACCTGCTGGACTTGGAAGAGATGGCCAAGGCCCCGCTATCCACGGTCAGCGCTAATACCACTAACATGGATGAGACACCAAGGCCCCAAGCCTTGAACAATAGCAGCGTTGTCTGG GAGCTGGATGACGGCCTGGATGAGGCATTTTCAAG GCTTGCCCAGTCTCGGACGAACCCTCAGGTCCTGGACACTGGATTGACAGCACAGGACATCCACTATGCCCAATGCCTGTCCCCTGTTGACTGGGACAAGCCTGACAGCAGTGGCGCTGAGCAGGTTGACTTCTTCAGCTTCTGA